The Pecten maximus chromosome 11, xPecMax1.1, whole genome shotgun sequence genome has a segment encoding these proteins:
- the LOC117338025 gene encoding monomeric sarcosine oxidase-like, which yields METGRRFYPYIVVGCGGVGSAAVYWLSRRAGSDVLGLEQFELGHSNGGSQDHSRIIRLAYHDDRYTKITPDTFKAWQEVEQESGIQLVYMTGGVQFAKRQEMGKVIDEYAKAMDANNIKYDRMKGSALRKRFPQFEIDDSYEAVYQPEAGLVDAAMANAVHIQLARGRGARIIDNCPVKGVERAKDGKITVHTTKGVFQCNRLVVAPGAWINHVLGSVGVHIPIYVTQEQVTYFATPNVKEFTKERYPIWIYHSPKYDFYGLPIHGNSGSKIGIDAGGPVVTADTRTFEPDQIREKACIEHLQRTIPKSLGPLMYTKTCLYTMPPDRHFVIDTCAKTGWDDVIICCGAGHVYKFACLVGKILTEMAVDGKTQYDISRFNLDREALTDPNWNPVLFMGTGGKVPTSSDNKPSKL from the exons ATGGAGACTGGCAGGCGCTTTTACCCCTACATTGTGGTGGGGTGTGGTGGGGTTGGCAGTGCGGCAGTTTACTGGTTGTCCCGTCGGGCAGGTTCAG ATGTTCTAGGTCTGGAACAGTTTGAACTTGGTCACAGTAATGGAGGCTCTCAAGATCACTCCAGAATAAT TCGTTTAGCCTACCACGATGACCGTTACACCAAAATAACACCAGACACATTCAAAGC CTGGCAAGAAGTGGAGCAGGAGTCAGGAATCCAATTAGTATATATGACCGGCGGAGTTCAGTTTGCGAAGCGGCAAGAGATGGGCAAAGTTATCGACGAATACGCTAAAGCTATGGATGCCAATAATATAAA ATATGACCGTATGAAGGGTTCAGCTTTGCGGAAACGTTTCCCGCAGTTTGAGATAGATGACAGTTATGAGGCAGTGTACCAGCCTGAGGCAGGCCTCGTAGATGCAGCTATGGCTAACGCAGTGCATATTCAACTGGCAAGAGGGAGGGGAGCACGTATAATTGATAACTGTCCTGTGAAAGGCGTGGAACGCGCCAAAGACGGTAAAATTACT GTACACACGACCAAGGGAGTATTCCAATGTAACCGTCTGGTGGTGGCTCCGGGAGCTTGGATCAATCATGTGCTTGGATCTGTTGGCGTTCATATCCCCATCTACGTCACTCAAGAACAAGTGACCTACTTTGCAACTCCAAACGTCAAAGAGTTCACCAAAGAAAG ATACCCTATTTGGATTTACCATTCACCAAAGTACGACTTCTATGGATTACCCATACATGGTAACTCGGGTAGCAAGATCGGGATAGATGCTGGCGGTCCGGTTGTCACGGCCGACACTCGAACCTTTGAGCCAGACCAAATTAGAGAGAAGGCCTGCATAGAACATCTACAGAGAACCATACCAAAG TCTCTTGGTCCCTTGATGTATACGAAGACATGTCTGTACACCATGCCCCCAGACCGACACTTTGTTATCGATACATGCGCCAAGACGGGATGGGATGACGTCATAATTTGCTGCGGCGCCGGACATGTGTACAA ATTCGCGTGTCTCGTTGGAAAGATTCTGACGGAAATGGCTGTGGATGGGAAGACGCAGTATGATATATCCCGATTTAACCTGGATCGGGAAGCCCTGACGGATCCAAACTGGAACCCAGTATTATTTATGGGAACTGGTGGGAAGGTTCCAACTTCGTCTGACAATAAACCATCAAAGCTCTAA